In Deinococcus aquiradiocola, the sequence ACCGACATCCCGTCTTGGGCAGGACAGCGCCCTGCAGGACGCTTGCCCGCTTCCATCTCCTCAACACCGTACTTGTTGGTACTCGCGGCCGGGCGGCGGCTTCGCGTTCCGCTCGGCTGAACTCCAAACGTTCAGCTCACAACCGTATCAGGCGGGCGCGCGGGTCAGCGCAGCTCGCGGATGGACGCCGCCTCGGACACGTCGAGCGCCGTCACGCCGCCCGCATCGTGGGTGCTGTACGTCACCCGCACCCGCCGGAACGTGATCAGCAGGTCCGGGTGGTGCTGCACCGACTCCGCCTGCTGCGCCACCCGCTCCGCGAACTGCACGCCGTCCAGGTACGTGTCGAAGGTCCACTCGCGCCAGATGGCGGCCGTGTCGCCCTGCCAGCCGGACGGCATGCGCGTCCGCAGCTGCTCGGCACTCAGCACGGCCCGCGCGTCCGGCGCCCCGGCCGTGGACGGGCTGGCGGTGTCGGCCTTCGTGGCGGGCGTTCCCTGCTCGGCTTCGGTCATGCTTTCAGCTTAACCCGGCCCTGCGCCATCCGGCGGACGGCGGCCCGCACCCCCCCTGCTATCCTGACCGGCATGACTGTCACCACCCGTATCGCCCCCAGCCCGACCGGCGACCCGCACGTCGGGACCGCGTACCAGGCGCTGTTCAACAGCGTGTTCGCCGCGCAGAACGGCGGGAAGTTCATCGTCCGCATCGAGGACACCGACCGCAACCGCTACAACGCGCAGAGCGAGGGCCGCATCCTCGACATGCTCGACTGGCTCGGCATCCACCCCGACGCCAGCCCCCGCAACGAGGACAGCCTCGGGCCGTACACGCAGTCCCTGCGCGCCGACCTGCACCGCCAGTACGCCATGCAGCTGCTCGACGCCGGGAAGGCGTACCGGGCGTTCGACACGCCCGAGGAGCTCGACGAGCGCCGCAGGGCCGCCGAGGCCCGCAAGGACAGTTACCTGGGCTACGACCGCCGTGACCGCGCCCTGACCCGCGAGGAGTCCGACGCGCGCGCCGGGGCCGGTGAGGCGTTCGTGATCCGGCTCGCGTCGCCGCTCGAAGGGCAGACGGTCGTCCGGGACCGCCTGCGCGGCGACGTGACCTTCCAGAACGCCGAACTCGACGACAAGGTCCTCCTGAAACGCGACGGGTTCCCCACGTACCACCTCGCGGCGATGGTGGACGATCACCTGATGGGCGTCACGCACGTCATCCGCGCCGAGGAATGGCTGACGAGCACGCCCACGCACATCCACATCCTGGAGGGCCTGGGGTGGGCGCAGCCGGAATGGATTCACACGCCGTGGCTGCTGTCGGCGGGCGGCAAGAAGTACAGCAAGCGGCGCGGCGACCCCAGCGTCGAGGACTTCCGCCGCATGGGCATCCTCCCGCAGGCCCTCCTGAACTACCTGGGCATGATGGGCTGGACCATGCCGGACGGCGAGGAGGTCTTCGGCGTGCAGGACATGGTGCGGCACTTCTCGTGGGAGCGCGTCAGCCTGGGCGGCAGCACCTTCGACGTCACCAAGCTGAAGTGGCTGAACGGCAAGTACCTGCGCGAGGTGCTGACGCCGGATGAGGTCGCCTCGCAGCTGCAGGCCTTCCTGACGCTGGCGGGCACGCCCGTCCCGGACGACGCGTACTTCCGGCAGGTGGTCGCCATGCTCACCCCGCGCCTGGAGACGCTGGGGGAGTTCATGGACAAGACCGCGTACTTCTGGACGGACGAGTACTCCGTGACCGACAAGGCGCAGAAACTCATCGCGGAAGGTCAGGACCTGCTGCGGGCCGCGCGGGACACGCTGTCTGGCCTGCCGGACTTCCGGCACGACACCACCGACGCCGCCCTGCGCGCCCTGGCCGAAACGCAGGGCATCAAGCCCGGCAAGCTGATGCAGCCGCTGCGGGCCGCCGTGGCGGGCACCTCTGAGTCGCCCGGCCTGTTCGAGATGCTCGAAGCGCTGGGCCAGGAGCGCGTGCTGGCACGCCTGGACCGCGCCATTCAGGGCTGAGGGACAGAAGAACGAACCGTGCAGGCGGGGCCGAACAGTGACGTTCGGCCCCGCCTGTCGTCCGTCCCGTGTTCAGCGGGGCGTGAAGGTCCGCACGACCTGCACCAGCCGGTAGCGGACGTTGCTGCCGTCTGCTGCGGGCACGGCGACGCGCTGCACGCTGAGCTTCAGCAGGCTCGTCACGCCCCCCTGGAACGCGAAGCCCTCGATGTTCCCGTGAAAGACGCTCCAGGCCGTCTCGCCGGGGTGCTTGACGAGCAGGCATTCGCCCGCCCCGACGCCCTGGCAGGGGACGCGCCGGTCACCCACGATGAACAGGTCCTCGTCCGGCCCCAGGCCGGTGGGCGTGACGGTGTCGAAGGGCGTGCGCGCGTCCGGCAGGTCTGTCGCGGGCAGCGTGGTGGCGGGCGCGGTCGTGCCGGTGGGCGGTGTGGCCCCGCCCGGCTGGGCGTCCGTAAAGGTCAGGGTGGCGTCCGCGGTGCTCAGGGTAAGCGTGCCGCCCGACACGCGGTACGCGGCGCCGCTCTGCAGCAGGCCCGGCAGCGAAGGCACGCCGCCCGCGTCCGGCAGGCACGCCATCTCGGTGCTGACGAGGGGACCGGTCGCCAGGACGGTGCCGCTGCCCGGCCCGCTCACCGCCACCTTGCCGGGACCGCCGAAGCTGTTGCAGCCGTCCGTGCCGGTCACGCGCGCGCCCTGCACCCGGAACGTGACGGGGCGCGCCGTCCGGACCGCGCTGCCGTTCACGCTCACGAGCGTCCACGTCACGCCCGTCACCCCATCACGGACGGCGTTGCCCTGGCCGGGCACCGGAGCGACCGGCGGCTTCACGGGCACAGGTTTGACGGGGACTGGCTGAGTCACCGGGGGTTGGGCGGGTTTCGCGCCGCTGCGCAGCCGGAACACCAGCTTGCCCTGCGTGCCCGCGTACAGCGTCAGCACGCTGCCCGACACGCCGAAGCGCGTCGTGTCCTTCAGCAGGTTCAGGTACCGGGACTCCAGCGTCATCAGGTTCGGCGGGCAGCTCATGCGCGTCGTGGCGAGCGGCCCGAAGCGCAGCACGTCGCCCCGCGACGCGTACCCGCCCCGGAAGGTGTTGCAGCCCGCGCTGCCGCTCGCGGAACTCGCCGCGAACTGCACGCTGGGATTCCTGATCCCTGCAGGCAGCGTCACCGCCCCCCCGTGATCCGTCAGGACCTGCAGCTCCCACACCATGCCGTTCACCGGCACTCCACCCGGCCCCGCCGTGCCGCTCCCCGTGCCCTGCGCGCCCGCCACGCCCAGCAGCAGCGCCGCGCTCACGATGCCGGCCCCCGGCACGCCCATCACCTTCAGCAGTCTTTTCATGCTTCCAGGGTGCCTCAGCGAAGCTGACCCAAGATGCGGGCCGCCTGACGGCCCCTCATACAGAGCGTTCATGTGGGCAGGCCGGGACGCGCGGGAGGGCGTGCGGGCGCTATGCTGCCCTCATGTCATGGCTAGACCGCCTGCGCGACGGGCTGAGTAAGACCCGCAAACAACTCAACGAATCGGCCGGGATTCTCGGAACCGACCTGAAAGACGTGTTCACCACCCGCATCGAGACGCTCGAAGACCTCGAGTACGCCCTCATCGCGGCCGACGTGGGCCGCGAGGCGACCGAGGAGATCCTCGAGGACGTCAAGGCCAGCAACAAACCCAAACTGCAGGAGGCGCTCATGGACGCCATGACCCTGCAGCTCGAACCCGACCTGCGCCGCGCGCAGTTCCGCAAGCTGGGCTTCACGCCCGACGCGCGTCGCGGCAGCGTGGAACCGCAGGGCAAGGTCATCATGGTGATCGGCGTGAACGGCGTCGGCAAGACCACCACCATCGCCAAGCTCGGCCAGTACTACCAGGGGCGCGGCAAACGCGTGATGTTCGCGGCCGGCGACACCTTCCGCGCGGCGGCGGGCGCGCAGCTGGGCGTGTGGGGCGAACGGCTCGGCATTCCGGTCGTGCAGGGTCCGGACGGGGGCGACCCGGCCGCCGTGGCGCACGACGGCGCCACCGTGCGCAAGGCGCGCGGCTTCGACCTGCTGTTCGTGGATACGGCGGGCCGCCTGCACAACAAGCACAACCTGATGGAAGAGCTGAAGAAGGTCAAACGCGTCATCGACAAGGCCGACCCCGGCGAGCCCGCCGAGGTGTGGCTGGTCCTCGACGCCGTGACCGGCCAGAACGGCCTGCAGCAGGCCAAGAAATTCCACGAGAGCATCGGCCTGACGGGCGTCATCGTCACGAAACTCGACGGGACCTCCAAGGGCGGCATCGTCGTGCCGATCGTGCGGGAACTGGGCGTGCCCATCAAGTTCATCGGGGTGGGGGAGAGCGCCGACGACCTCCAGCCCTTCGACAGCCGCGAGTTCGTGCAGGCCCTCTTCGACGTGGACCTCCCCCAGGACCGCTGAACCGCCTGTCCGTTCCTGTCCGGGACGACGGACCCACCCGGACCCGTTCGCGACCTACAATCCGGGTATGCGTGTCTTCCTGCCCGACCTGGCCCCCTTCCGCGACCTGACGCTGGAGGGGGTCACGCCCGTGTACTACAGCCGTGACGCACTGCCGGAGGGCGGCGCGGACGGTTTCGTGCTGTGGTTCCTGCCGGAAGCGCAGCGGCGCGACCTGCTGTCCCGGCCCGGCCTGAAGTGGGTGCTGACGCTCACGGCCGGGATCGACCACGTGGTGAACGACCTGCCGGACGGCGTGCAGCTCTTCAACGCGCACGCCCTGCACGACCGGGCGGTGGCGCAGCACGCGCTGGCCCTGGTGCTGGCGGCCGGGCGGGGCCTGCACCGCTTCCGGGACGCGCAGCACGCCCGCCGCTGGGAGAGGGCCGGAGCGATGTACACCCTGGAGGGCCGCCACGTGGTCGTGTGGGGCTTCGGGCACATCGGGCGGCTGCTGGAAGGCATGCTGCTGCCGCTCGGCGCGACCGTGGCGGGCCTCACGTCGCGCAGCACGCCGGACGACGTGAACGCCGCGCTGGCCTCGGCGGACGACCTGGTGCTGCTGCTGCCGCGCACGCCCGCCACGCGCCACATCCTGAACGCC encodes:
- a CDS encoding NAD(P)-dependent oxidoreductase, which translates into the protein MRVFLPDLAPFRDLTLEGVTPVYYSRDALPEGGADGFVLWFLPEAQRRDLLSRPGLKWVLTLTAGIDHVVNDLPDGVQLFNAHALHDRAVAQHALALVLAAGRGLHRFRDAQHARRWERAGAMYTLEGRHVVVWGFGHIGRLLEGMLLPLGATVAGLTSRSTPDDVNAALASADDLVLLLPRTPATRHILNADRLARLPRHAWVYNLGRGELIDPDALLHALQDDALGGAALDVTAPEPLPQSSPLWTQPNVIVTPHVGSTTDDLIRRGAAYTARFVEAVRTGVDVPDPVQTDRGY
- a CDS encoding META and DUF4377 domain-containing protein — its product is MKRLLKVMGVPGAGIVSAALLLGVAGAQGTGSGTAGPGGVPVNGMVWELQVLTDHGGAVTLPAGIRNPSVQFAASSASGSAGCNTFRGGYASRGDVLRFGPLATTRMSCPPNLMTLESRYLNLLKDTTRFGVSGSVLTLYAGTQGKLVFRLRSGAKPAQPPVTQPVPVKPVPVKPPVAPVPGQGNAVRDGVTGVTWTLVSVNGSAVRTARPVTFRVQGARVTGTDGCNSFGGPGKVAVSGPGSGTVLATGPLVSTEMACLPDAGGVPSLPGLLQSGAAYRVSGGTLTLSTADATLTFTDAQPGGATPPTGTTAPATTLPATDLPDARTPFDTVTPTGLGPDEDLFIVGDRRVPCQGVGAGECLLVKHPGETAWSVFHGNIEGFAFQGGVTSLLKLSVQRVAVPAADGSNVRYRLVQVVRTFTPR
- the ftsY gene encoding signal recognition particle-docking protein FtsY; its protein translation is MSWLDRLRDGLSKTRKQLNESAGILGTDLKDVFTTRIETLEDLEYALIAADVGREATEEILEDVKASNKPKLQEALMDAMTLQLEPDLRRAQFRKLGFTPDARRGSVEPQGKVIMVIGVNGVGKTTTIAKLGQYYQGRGKRVMFAAGDTFRAAAGAQLGVWGERLGIPVVQGPDGGDPAAVAHDGATVRKARGFDLLFVDTAGRLHNKHNLMEELKKVKRVIDKADPGEPAEVWLVLDAVTGQNGLQQAKKFHESIGLTGVIVTKLDGTSKGGIVVPIVRELGVPIKFIGVGESADDLQPFDSREFVQALFDVDLPQDR
- a CDS encoding 4a-hydroxytetrahydrobiopterin dehydratase: MTEAEQGTPATKADTASPSTAGAPDARAVLSAEQLRTRMPSGWQGDTAAIWREWTFDTYLDGVQFAERVAQQAESVQHHPDLLITFRRVRVTYSTHDAGGVTALDVSEAASIRELR
- the gltX gene encoding glutamate--tRNA ligase; its protein translation is MTVTTRIAPSPTGDPHVGTAYQALFNSVFAAQNGGKFIVRIEDTDRNRYNAQSEGRILDMLDWLGIHPDASPRNEDSLGPYTQSLRADLHRQYAMQLLDAGKAYRAFDTPEELDERRRAAEARKDSYLGYDRRDRALTREESDARAGAGEAFVIRLASPLEGQTVVRDRLRGDVTFQNAELDDKVLLKRDGFPTYHLAAMVDDHLMGVTHVIRAEEWLTSTPTHIHILEGLGWAQPEWIHTPWLLSAGGKKYSKRRGDPSVEDFRRMGILPQALLNYLGMMGWTMPDGEEVFGVQDMVRHFSWERVSLGGSTFDVTKLKWLNGKYLREVLTPDEVASQLQAFLTLAGTPVPDDAYFRQVVAMLTPRLETLGEFMDKTAYFWTDEYSVTDKAQKLIAEGQDLLRAARDTLSGLPDFRHDTTDAALRALAETQGIKPGKLMQPLRAAVAGTSESPGLFEMLEALGQERVLARLDRAIQG